One Hyphomonadaceae bacterium BL14 genomic window, CCGAAATTGGTGACCGGCCGCTCACCCAGGAGGCTCTTGTCATCATAGGTGTAGCGCAGGCCCGCAGACACCCGGATGGCGTCATTCATCTGCCAGGTGCCATCAAGATAGGCCGAGTAGCTCAGCGTATCATTGCGCGTGTAGCCCGACTCAGATGCGAACCTGGGGAAGGGCAGCGGCAGGAGGTTCTGCTGGAGCGTGACCGGATTGATGGGACGGCCGGTGAAGGGGGTGCCGGGCGTGACAATCGTGATGATCGCCAGCGGATCATACTCAAGGTAAATGGTGTAGTCGGTGTGCTCCTGAAACACACTGGCGCCGCCAATGAAGGAGAAGGCCCCGCCATTGTCCCAGACCGCGCGCACTTCGGTGGACCACTGGCGCAGGCGCGTGTCCTCAAGCCCGTTCACGATAAAGAGGTAGGAGCCATCCACGTCGAAGAAGTCATCCGACTTCAGGTAGCGGTAACCGGAAATGGACTGAACGGACCAGTCGCCCAGATCCGCTTCCACGAGAAACGTGGCGCCGGCAACGTCGCGCTCGAGGAAGGCGCGGTCGCCCAGCTCCTGGAATGCAGGGCCGAAGGGATCTGTCTGCAGCGGGCTGGGGTTCCAGGGCGTGTTGTCGCCTTCTTGGTCAAAGTTGGCGCCGGGAACAGGGATGGTGATGCTGGCAAAGACATTGCTGTTTGAGCGGTCGCGCTGACCATTCAAGATCAAGGTGGCCGTGATGTCGGGCGTGATCTGCACCGAGCCGCTGACCCGGGCCGCCAGCATGTCGCGGTTATTATTCGTGTCGCCAGTGGCCAGATTGCGGATGAAGCCATCGCGCACACGCCGCGTCAGCGCGCCGCGCAGCGCCAGCTGATCGTTGACGCCCACATTGAAGATGCCGCCGAAGCGGTGACCGTTATAGTTTTCAAGACCCGCCCACAGCTCGCCCGACGTCTCGTCGAAGCGGGGGCGTGCGCTGACGACGGCCAGCGCGCCGGCCGTCGAGCCGCGACCGTAAAGCGTGCCCTGAGGTCCCTTGAGCACCTCAACGCGCTCAAGATCAAAAAGCTCGATCAGCGCGCCCTGGGCGCGGCCGATGGAGATACCGTCGTAAAACACCGACACGCGGTTTTCGACATTGGCGCTTGAGCCGCCTGAGTCCACGCCGCGCACGATGATGGACGGGTTCTGGATGGTCTGCTCGAAGACCTCCAGGCCAGGCACCAGGTCGGCAAGCCGGTTGAGGTTCTCAATGCGGGTCTCTTCCAGCTGGATGCTGGTGATGGCGCTGATCGGCAGCGGCACGTCCTGGAGGGGTTGGGGGCGGAACTGGGACGTGACCACAATCACGTCTTCACTGTCAGCACGTTCAGGCGCCTGCTGAGCCAGCGCCGCACCGCTGACGGTGGACATGAGCGAAAATGCCAAACCGAAGACACCCGACAAACGCATGGACAGCCCCTTTCCAGAATAATGGATGCGTTGTCCGTACTTTTGATCTGTGACCCAGGCGTGACTGTAAATTCAAATTTGGGTGACAGGCCGAAATGCGAACGCGCCAGCCAGTCCATGCGCGGCGCGCGGCCGGCAATGGGCGCGCCAGGCGCCAGACGCCTGGCGGCAGGTGGTGGGCTGTGGGCGGCGCGCGGCCGGGCTCTGGCGTCTATCGCCGCGGTGCCAGACGCGCCACGCGGGCGCTCTTGCGCAGATCCATGAACGGCCTGCGAGGCGCTGGCGTTCGCGTGCACACTTGTCCGGCGTGATCACTGCGCGTCGTCGCTCCCAGCGACATCACGGCCCACGCCGCCGCTTCAGTGACATCACTGACGACCGCCTCGATGGCGTTGATGCGCCGCGCCTGGCCTTGACGTGACCCCCGTTTTTTCATCCAGCCGAAGCGAGAGTCCGGGGTTGATTTGCACTGAGCCCCAACGCTGGATCGCCGGAAGCTGGAGTTTTCCGGCTTTGATCACGGCGGCGGGCTGGCCATGCCGCAGTGATTATGCAGGTCGGCCGGGACGTTGTACCCGATCGCGCTGTGAGGTCTGACCTCGTTGTAGTCTCAGCGCCGGGCCTGAATCAGGTCATCAAGCTCGGCGCAGGCGCTGCGTGCGTCATTAAAAACCAGATCAATATCGACGCAATTGCGCAGCGCCTCTTCGTCTGTGCCACGCGGCGGCGCCACGCCAATGATCGCTTGTGGCGTGGTCAGGCGTAGATTGACCACAAGGCGGACCAGCGCCTCCAACCGCTCCTGACTGCTGAATGACAGGCCGATAATGTGAGGCTGCGTCGCCTCGACATGCGCTAGAAGCGTGTCGTGATCTGCGCCCAGCTGAAGATCGATCTTCCATCCCGTCTCGCGGAACAGGTCGGCGGCCAGGGTGATGCCGACGCCATGGTCTTCGCCAGGGACAGTGGCGAACAGTGCACTGCGCCGGGCGTCACGGGCAAAATCAGGACGCTCGGCGCGCATGGCGCGCATGAGCGCGTAGAGGTGACCTGTTGCGCTCGCCACTTCGTAGCTTGAGAGGCGATCGTCCTGCCACTGCTCTCCGAGCCACTGAGCTGCGGCGCTGATATAGCCCAGATAAACACCCAGACGCGTCAGGCCGAGGGCGCGTTGCTGCTCGATGAAGGCAAGGGATTTATCCGGCTGCGGCTCGAGCAGAGCCTCACAAAACTCTTGCAGCAACACATCGCCGACCGGCTTGGCCTCAAAGGCTGGATCTCGAAGGGCCTTGTCGGCAAGCCGGCTAAGCGTATCGAAGGCCAGGGCCTGGATCGCATCATCAGTGAGACGGTCGCGTTTGGCGACAAAGAGCGACGACGCGCGCAAGAATGTGTCATTATCGAATGCGAATTCAGGTTTGCCCATGTGGTTGCGCGCCCGATCAAAACCGCGCCAGTCCATCGTGCGCGGTGACCGTAAGCCCACCGCACCGACCCGGCTGTGTCAAGGTTAATCGACGCCGCATTTCCTTATAAAATATAGGGAAATGCGGCGCTGTCAGAGAATAAACCGCGCCCTCAGACCGCATGCAATCTTGTCATTCACGGCATCAAAAGCATCGCAGCGCTCTCAACTCGAAACACCCACGGCGCCGGGCGTCATGAGCGCACTTCGCAATGCGATCAGGCCCCAATACGATCTGGAACTGCGCCCGGGCGCCTCAGTGATGGTGTGGGTAGAATGCCCATCTTGCCTCTCCAAGGCCCTCCATAAGCGGTAGCGGGCGGTGGCCGACCTGCGGCACGACGATAAAGCTATGCTCTATCCCCAGCGACACCAGATGCTCGTGGAAGCGCATTTTGTTGGGCAGCGAGTTATCATGCTCTCCGATGGCGAGCCGCAGGGTGGGCTGTCGCGTGTTTGACTGCGCAGCCTGCTCGGCCAACGCCCAAGGGTGAGCGGCCTGATAGCGGGCAAGCTCGCCGCAATAAAGATCATCAAGGAGGGCTGTAGCATCCTCAGCGCCTCTTCGCAGTCGCGGCGCATTGCTGAGATCTGGGCTTAACGGGCCTGCAGCCAGGCTCGACACATGACCAAACATATCCGGATACAGAAAGGCCATCCTCAAGGCGCCAAAGCCGCCCATGCTGAAGCCTTCAAGCCAACGGCCGCTGGCCTGTGCACGGGTGCGGAACGTCTCGTCCACGAATAAGACCAGTTCACGCACGACAAGGGACTCAACGGGCGCGCCTTCGCAAGCGTCGACCCACAGGCTCAGTGGCGGCGTCTCTATGAACACGACGAGGAAAGGCTCCGTCAGACCGTCACGCATGGCCGAAGCAAACATGCGCGACAGCGGACGTATGCCCTGCCGGCCTCCGCCGCCCCCATGCAGCCAGTATAGCACCGGGAAGCGTTTGTCGGGCCGCGCGTGGTAGACAGGTGGAACAAGCACTTGGATAGAGACATCTTCTCCCAGAAGCGCGCTGTGAAAGATGTGATGCGTGAGCCCGGGAACATTGATTGGCGACTGAACCCAACTGAAAGGCGTGTCAAAGCCGGCAGCAAGCCCGCCAAGTGAAGAGCTGAGAGAGGCTTTCGTGGCGGCCGCAAGCGCGATTGTATGGGCGCCTGCCGCGCCTGATTGAGCCTTGGTGGATCCTTCGGCGGAGGCGATGCTGACCAATAGCGATGAAGCGATCAACGCGATGGCCAGCTTGAGCGGTAAATTCCTCATCATGTTTGTTCCCCGGACGTGAGGTAGCCGCGCCAGTCCACACTCAGAGCAGCAACCCCTTCGAAACACAGCTTGCCCGACGCAGGCCCTGGTTCAAGCTCTTTCAACCCGGATCGAGGCTGCCCTGTCGAAACGGCCTGGTTTCGGCCTGTCTACGCAAAAGGCCTGTCAGGGCAAAACAGGTCATTGTCCCCCGTCAGCACCTATGGCACAGGTTTGGGGTTGTGATTTAAGGAGGATTTGGGTCTCGTCGCAGTGACGAAGGAACGAAGATGAGCTCCAAATCCACAAAGCCCAAAGCCCCTGCTGCAACCGTTGTGAAGGACATTCGCCGAGCGACCCGGCGACACTTCTCGGCTGAAGACAAGATCCGCATTGTTCTGGAAGGTCTGCGCGGTGACGACAGCATCGCCGAGCTGTGCCGCAAGGAAGGCATAGCCCAGAGCCTTTATTATACTTGGTCGAAGGAGTTCATGGAGGCTGGCAAGCGCCGACTGGCGGGCGACACGGCGCGTGCTGCCACCAGTGACGAGGTCAAGGACCTGCGCCATCAGGCGCGTGACCGGAAAGAATGCGTGGCTGATCTGACCTTGGAGAACCGTCTGCTCAAAAAAAGCATGATCGCGGATGGGGAGGACGACGCATGAGGTACCCCGCATCCGAGAAGCTCGAGATCATCAGGATCGTCGAGCAGTCGCACCTGCCTGCCAAGGTCACGCTCGACAAGCTGGGTATAGCCCGTCGGACCTTTTATCGCTGGTATGACCGGTATCTGGAAGGCGG contains:
- a CDS encoding TonB-dependent receptor, with translation MRLSGVFGLAFSLMSTVSGAALAQQAPERADSEDVIVVTSQFRPQPLQDVPLPISAITSIQLEETRIENLNRLADLVPGLEVFEQTIQNPSIIVRGVDSGGSSANVENRVSVFYDGISIGRAQGALIELFDLERVEVLKGPQGTLYGRGSTAGALAVVSARPRFDETSGELWAGLENYNGHRFGGIFNVGVNDQLALRGALTRRVRDGFIRNLATGDTNNNRDMLAARVSGSVQITPDITATLILNGQRDRSNSNVFASITIPVPGANFDQEGDNTPWNPSPLQTDPFGPAFQELGDRAFLERDVAGATFLVEADLGDWSVQSISGYRYLKSDDFFDVDGSYLFIVNGLEDTRLRQWSTEVRAVWDNGGAFSFIGGASVFQEHTDYTIYLEYDPLAIITIVTPGTPFTGRPINPVTLQQNLLPLPFPRFASESGYTRNDTLSYSAYLDGTWQMNDAIRVSAGLRYTYDDKSLLGERPVTNFGIFFPSPGPQRASRSESFEAFQPRLVVDWRLAPGVLTYASVTTGYRSGVIPDPGTNLTAPVVEPEFVTSYELGMRTETFDRRLRLNGSIFRYDWTDFQSQVLDPQTNLLIAANAGEASALGAELEGDLRLTQNVSLFGNVNLMDATYDDFVSGGQDFSGNRLVFSPRFRGTLGASFNVPVGADWNLRANGFYVYRSKQFFSNDNTALESQDGFGVMNLNVTLSAPQDRFELSVFSQNLFDERYMGDVGNTGRAFGTPTWVPAQPRVYGFEIRTRF
- a CDS encoding cobalamin-dependent protein (Presence of a B(12) (cobalamin)-binding domain implies dependence on cobalamin itself, in one of its several forms, or in some unusual lineages, dependence on a cobalamin-like analog.), whose protein sequence is MDWRGFDRARNHMGKPEFAFDNDTFLRASSLFVAKRDRLTDDAIQALAFDTLSRLADKALRDPAFEAKPVGDVLLQEFCEALLEPQPDKSLAFIEQQRALGLTRLGVYLGYISAAAQWLGEQWQDDRLSSYEVASATGHLYALMRAMRAERPDFARDARRSALFATVPGEDHGVGITLAADLFRETGWKIDLQLGADHDTLLAHVEATQPHIIGLSFSSQERLEALVRLVVNLRLTTPQAIIGVAPPRGTDEEALRNCVDIDLVFNDARSACAELDDLIQARR